The Mucilaginibacter mallensis genome has a segment encoding these proteins:
- the rpsE gene encoding 30S ribosomal protein S5 encodes MSTINIKRVKTSEIELKDRLVSIQRVAKVTKGGRTFSFSAIVVVGDENGVVGYGLGKAKEVTEAIAKGIDDAKKNLVKVPIINGTVPHEQIGKFSGGFVFIKPAANGTGVIAGGAMRAVLESAGVHNVLAKSKGSSNPHNVVKATVSALSQLRDAYTVAQHRGVNLGKVFNG; translated from the coding sequence ATGTCAACAATCAACATAAAAAGAGTAAAAACAAGCGAGATCGAATTAAAAGACCGCTTGGTAAGCATACAACGTGTTGCCAAAGTAACAAAAGGTGGCCGTACATTCAGTTTCTCTGCCATTGTGGTAGTAGGTGACGAAAATGGCGTTGTAGGTTATGGCTTAGGTAAAGCAAAAGAGGTTACCGAAGCTATTGCCAAAGGTATTGATGATGCAAAAAAGAACTTAGTAAAAGTTCCAATCATTAACGGTACTGTACCTCATGAGCAAATAGGTAAATTTTCAGGCGGTTTTGTTTTCATAAAACCAGCTGCTAATGGTACCGGTGTAATTGCAGGTGGTGCAATGCGTGCAGTATTAGAGTCTGCAGGTGTTCACAACGTATTGGCAAAATCAAAAGGATCATCAAACCCACACAACGTGGTTAAGGCAACTGTATCAGCGTTATCACAATTACGTGATGCTTATACTGTGGCTCAACATCGCGGCGTTAATTTAGGTAAAGTATTTAACGGATAA
- the rplR gene encoding 50S ribosomal protein L18, with product MGAKLSRRDRIKKGIRKRLSGSTARPRLSVYRSNKGIYAQIIDDVSGKTIVSASSLSKDFVATAGTKSDQSVAVGKLVAEKAIAAGIKDVVFDRNGYLYHGRVKSLAEGAREGGLNF from the coding sequence ATGGGAGCTAAATTATCAAGAAGAGACAGAATAAAGAAAGGTATCAGAAAACGCCTTTCAGGTTCAACAGCGCGTCCGCGCTTGTCTGTATACAGAAGCAATAAAGGTATTTATGCCCAGATCATTGACGATGTATCCGGAAAAACTATAGTATCAGCATCATCTTTATCAAAAGATTTTGTAGCAACAGCAGGTACCAAGTCAGACCAATCAGTAGCCGTAGGCAAACTGGTTGCTGAAAAAGCTATCGCAGCAGGTATTAAAGATGTTGTTTTCGATAGGAACGGTTATTTGTACCACGGCCGTGTTAAGTCACTTGCTGAAGGTGCACGTGAAGGTGGTTTAAACTTTTAA
- the rplF gene encoding 50S ribosomal protein L6 — protein sequence MSRVGKAPIALPQGVSITVSPENLVTVKGPKGVLTQAVDSDIIVEQEEGNLLVKRPSEQKRHKALHGLYRALLNNMVVGVTEGYKLQQELVGVGYRATNTGNTLDLVLGYSHHYVFELPKEITVTTTAEKGKNPTIILESIDKQLIGQVAAKIRSLRTPEPYKGKGIKFVGEILRRKAGKSASKK from the coding sequence ATGTCAAGAGTAGGAAAAGCACCAATAGCACTGCCACAAGGCGTATCGATAACTGTATCTCCAGAGAACCTGGTAACAGTTAAAGGCCCTAAAGGTGTGTTAACACAAGCTGTAGACAGTGATATCATTGTTGAGCAGGAAGAAGGAAATTTATTGGTTAAACGCCCTTCTGAGCAAAAACGCCACAAAGCATTACACGGTTTATACCGCGCACTTTTAAATAACATGGTTGTAGGTGTAACTGAAGGTTACAAATTACAACAAGAGTTAGTAGGTGTAGGTTATCGTGCCACAAATACAGGTAATACATTAGATTTAGTGTTGGGTTACTCTCACCACTATGTATTTGAATTACCAAAAGAAATTACAGTAACAACAACTGCTGAAAAGGGTAAAAACCCAACCATCATACTTGAATCAATTGATAAACAATTAATTGGCCAGGTAGCTGCAAAAATACGCTCACTACGTACACCAGAGCCTTATAAAGGTAAGGGTATCAAGTTTGTTGGCGAGATATTGAGAAGAAAAGCAGGTAAATCAGCATCTAAAAAATAA